The genomic stretch TGAGATCTTCAGCCTGAAGACGCAGCTGCGGGAGGCCAAGGCGGAGGTCCAGGCCAGGGACTCCCAGCTGGCACAACTGGCAGACTCCTTCCAGAGCCCCCCGGAGCCCGGCGCCTTGCTGCCGCTGGGCGATGACCCCATGCCGGTGTGCCAGGAATTCCCTGGCTGCGAAACTGATGACTCCAAGTGCCGGGGCCTTCACAGCGACACGGCGGAGCCCCTGGAGCGGCAAGTGGagtggctgtgggcagagttGCTGCGGGAGCGGCGCCAAGGTCAGCTGCAGGCTGTGAACTTTGAGTTGGAGAGGAAAacctggcaggaggagaaggagaaggtgcTGCGGTACCAGCGGGAGCTCCAGGCCAGCTACATGGAGATGTACCACCGGAGCCAGGCGCTGGAGCGGGAACTGCGGCAGCTGCGGTCAGAGCCCAGGGACGTCGGGGCCGACTCGCCGTGGATTGAGCGGGTGGAGTCCTCGAAGATCTGAGCGGCGGGATGCTGGTGGGACCGTGAAGGGGGAAGGTCTCTTGCTGCTGCAACGGGACGATCTCGGGGTTGGCACGAGGACCAGCCGCTTGGCGCTGCCCTGGGGAGAAGGACTGATTGCAACAAGGgagcttttccttcttgcagtgCTTCAGGCCCTTCTGGGGGGTCTCTGGAGACAGGGGGGGTCATCTGTACCAGGGTGGGGGTCTTGCATGCACCCCATGCTCTGACTCCAGGAGCATTTGCCCTGTGATTCCTTCTGCCATGGGGCAGAAACCAAGCGCCCTGTGAGACATTCCCTGTCCCTCCTGCTCTGCCGCTCCTGTTCCCTACAACCCAGTAACTTAATGTCTTGCTAAGGAGAGGCTCaagccctgtccccagccccagtgccttGCTGTGGGGGTTCCAGCTGCTGCTCGCAGCGGCTGCCCTGTCAGTGGGACCCTGGAGCTGGTGGTGCCCTGAGCCTGCACCGGTCTGCGTTGCTGCCactgggaaggcagaggaggaaagccTGACaagtgctggtgctgctgggggcgggggggcagctgCCCCAACACCTCTGTTGGGCTTTCCATGTCACCAGCATTGGGGCTGCTCTGCAATGGAGGGGGGTTAATGCAGCTTCCCTGCAGGGagccctggagcagggaagggcgAGTGCCTTGTGCACAGGGATGGGAACCCGGTGCCCTGCCACACTGGGAGGCCTTTGGGGCAGGGAAAGAGGACTGGGGGAtgtgggcagggggctgggatGCTCCCCGAGCGGGGGAAGAGGCTGGGGTATCCCCCCCATCGCCCTTCCCAGGGTGGGCGAGGAGTAGCCGAGGAGCTGGCCCGGTGCtggccgcagccccgcgccgtGCCTGTAACAGCGGAGCCGCGCTaaggccgggcccggccccgctctccTCGGCCTTCCCTGCAATAAACCCGGACTCCATTCTTCTGGCCCCTGTCTTTGCTTTCGtctggggcggcggggggcaccggggctcccagccccgcgggggggtgcgggccggcccgggccctgctgtgccgggggggggggggggggcaggggcctCCttcccccgggggtccccccccgccccggctgcgCTGCCAGACCCAGCGCCCGCCCGGGCTGCCGGGAGCCGCCGCGCCGGGGAGGGAGGCGGCCCGGGGCTGGCGGTACAACCAGTCGGGCCACGGCGCCGGCTGAGTCacggccgggccccgcgggggcggcccgACAGGCTCCCGGGGCGCTGCCGCCGGGACGGGCCTcaccccccccgcgcccccggaATGGTTTGCCCGGCCCCATCTGGCTCAACGACGCCCGCAggtgcccgccgcccccccccccccccccccccccgcaatgGCTGTCTCCCGCGGGCCGGAGCGCGGACGCCCcctggcggcgcggcggcccccAGCCgtgcgccccccgccccccccgcacAGAGGGCCGGGAGCGCGTCCTACAAACGTCCGGCACCTTTATTCACCCCACAGCGCTCAccgccccccggcagcgccccACAAACAGGGGGACACAGCCCCgcaggcagcggggcgaggACCCGTCCCTGGCTCTTCACAGCGGCAGAGGCAGAGCCTCCACCTCCTCCAAACACTCATTGTAGGTCTCCTGGTACTCCTCGTGCGGCTTGATCATGATAACGCAGGTCGGGCGCTTTGAGCCGGCTGCGGCTCCTAGGTCCTGCGGGAACAAAGCAAGGCcgtgggggaggctgggggtgctAGGTCCCCCCGGGAGGGGAGGCCCTGACACCCAGCCAACACCCTTCACACCCTGATCTAGCACAGGGCAGACGTCTCTGCCAGCCCCTCAAGCCCAAGCCCTCTGGACTCATGCTGGGTTTAAGAACCCTTTTCTCAGCTTCTGTCCTACATCCTGGAAGCCAAACGCTGGGGTGGCCCACACCACAAGAGGCTGGCCCCTGCCGCATGCCTTCCCCAGGGCGGGGAGCCAGggtctgcagagctgcctgcactgggggggtggggtggggaagggaagtCCCAAAGACACCAACTCCCCCAGAACTTCCAATCTACAAAGGGGAAGATGTCCCACCAACACCACACCTTGGCCAGTGTCTTGTTTCTGCAAGCAGCCAGGTCCCAGCTCACAATTTAGGGGGAAAAATGTGTCCTGGCTCCATCCCAGAGAGCTCCGAGCCCCAAGTGCTGCAGGGATTGAACTTGGACAAACGGTTCTGCGGTCCCACAGTGAAACACTCCTACATCTGTGCCATGACCGCTTGGCCCTCTTGTGCCCTGGCCACGGACAAGCACTGGGTGCCTTAACTCAGGCACCAGATCTGCACCTCCCCGGGAAGGTTCTTGTCACAGCCCGGGCCAGGTGCTGCTCATCGGCTTCCCTCTCACTGAGGCCGGTTCCTCCAGGCtgcgcagcccctgccccttaCCGATTTGGACGGGACGTATGCATAAGGAAGGCTCCTGTCCTCGCACATGATGGGGATGTGGCAGTACACATCGATAGGCTGCGTGTCGCCAGCCAGCACCGTGATCCTGCAAAGAAAGCCCTTGTCAGCGgctgggcagggccgggccatgccggggcagcggggccagggcagggcttACCCCTTCTCGCCCTTGTTGATGAACTTCTGGACCTCCTTCACGCCGCGACGGATCTGCTTGTGCTTGGCCGCTGCAAGAGAATCACACCGTGAGGGGGCTGCGCCGCCACGGCCCGGTCTCTCCCGCCTCGGCCGCTGCCATGCCCCGGCGCCAGCCAGACCTTTCCTGATACACTTGTAGAGCTTGCGCGTCAGCTTGCGGGAGGCGAGGGGCTGGGCGATGGGGTTCAGGTAGTCGAGCTGCTCCCGGTACGAGCGCTCGGGGGTTCCCTCTGCCTCCACCTCCGCCTGCTTTTCTCGCGCCATGGCCgcgccgccgcgcgccgccgcTTCCGCTTCCGGGGCACGCGCGGCCAGCGAGGCGGGACGGACGGCTCCCAGTTCTGTGCCAGCCAATCGGCAACCCCCTCAGGCACCGCCCGCCCACCAGGCCGGCCAATGGGGAGCGGCGCCttcccgccccccggccccgcaggtCTCCTgccgcccaccccccccctcacGCCCCGCGGGCGCCCTCCTCGCCGCCCCCTGGCCGGGGTGTCGAAGACGCGGGGCCAGGCTTTCAACACGGGCCTTTACTGGGGTgcggcggcagccccgcggggccggggctgccctcACAGCCTGAGGCGACACGGGGCGGTAACGCGCAACGCAGGCCCAACCCCGACACGGCAACGCCGCAAGCGGACGGGGAAGGCAGCGGAGGACGGGGCTCGCCTGCGGCACCCCGGGGGCACAGCCGGCCGCTTTCGCAGGGCTGGGCCTGGATTCACCCCAACTGGGCACAAagataattttctccttttttttttttcatcccgGGGAACCTTTTCTCACTGCAGGGCTacgctgctgcttttcccagggAAGCAAGGAGGTTTCCCTTCTGGTGCCCCTCCTAGAAACCACTTTGTTCCTTATCCCATCAACCTGGCAGGCACTGCCAGGATAACCAGGTCTGCTGAAGGCCACGGCTGCAGTGTCAGCACATTCCGCGAGCCCCAGCAGACCTCTTGAGCCAGGGAGACAGCACTGCTCCAAAAGAAACAGGCCTCAGACATGGCTTGTTACCTTCTCCCCCACTCCAGCCTGTCCCTTGAGCACAGGAGGGCTTCACCCAACATCTGCAGCTGCTCCAAGACCTCTTGCTGCATCTCAGTGGCCATGTGGTGCACTTGGTGGTTGAAGCTGTTGTACATCACCGCGTTCTGGAACATGAGCATGAGGTCACGCTGGAACTGGACCATGGACTGAATGTGCCCCTTTGACAGTCTTCTCTTTATGCTAGTTAAATCCATGGGTCTACAAAAGCCAGAAGAATAATTAAATTGCATCCCAGGGCCAGGCATTCTTCAGGCTCTGCATGAACATGCTTATTCTCATTTCAGGGTGGCCCTAATGCACAGCTATTTTCAGTCAATTTTATTGCTCACGACAAAGAGGGGGAGCgagaatgtttttcttctaagtcAGACAAAAGTAAGTTTAGCCAATGCAACACTTGCTATCCAATCACCTTGGCAGGTCATTAGCAGTCACCTCTAAAAAAACTTTGATGTTGAGCTCCGGAGAAGGCAAGCAGAGTGATTCTCCTAATTAGTCTTCATGAAGTCAGTCCAGGTcttagcagagaaagaaaagttactAAAATAGGTATCTATTAAAACCCCTTAAAATCGAATGGTGCCACTAGCAAAAATAGCAGTGCTGATCAGGGGAACATGGTGGAGAATAAATATTACTTCCCTTATTTTGacagaatgagaaaatgaaTGGCTGCAGAGAGGACAACTGTGACCAGAATAGAGTATgattcagctctgaaaaatgcCCTTAAATCTCTCTGGAAAATATTCTTATGACCCACTTCTCCACTGAGAATAAAACGTCTGGGGAACAAGCAGTGGATGAGGAGACGGTATTGCCTGAGGCAAATGCTTCCAACATGGGGAGAAGGGACTCCTGAGCTGCAGAAGCTAaatcccctgctcaagcagggcttACAGCTGCATGGACTGTGCCTGGAGTAAGTCAGCCATGCAATGCCAGCAAAGGGCAGGCACAATTCCTACCAGCACCAGAGTCAGTGCAAGCTTCCAGATTCTCACCACCCGGAAGGgagttttaataaaagaaatcacTGGGAGACACTGGTGACAGCCAAActctggaaaaggaggaaggaaaccGTCCCACTGGCCCTTTGGAAaccagagaagacagaaaaaagagagaaaccaaCTAGCGAGCACTTCCTCCATGAACTCACCTCTTTACCACATCCCCGTATCCAGGGGCTTGTTTCTCTGACACTGCCTTCAGGAATGGGCTACTGTACCTACAGGGACAAGCACAAAGAATTACCTTTGTCTGCCTCTCTGCTAAAGACAACACCGCAACATAGACCAGTGCTTGCCTCTCCCTGCTTGCCGTGAGGGCCACGGCTGATCAGCAACAGCCAGTATTCAGTGGCTGTCAAGACTTGGCATGGGAGGAGGCTGAGCCCCTCGCTGAAGctggctgtgccagctgtgTAGGAAGCAACATTTGGGCTCTGCCACATtaagcagaggaaataaatatgcAGTGTTCTCTCCAGCTTTGCAGCACGCAGCTGTTCTTGCTGTGGGGACAGCCAGAAGCAAAGCCATGGAGAGACAAGCCAGCCTGTGGTGGCTGTTGTGGAGGGGAGGACAAGGTCTGGTGACACAGGAGCTGGAATTCAGGGCAATGTGTTCAGGAGCCACGTCAATCCAACCCTTTGCCCCCATATACCTGTGACTGGCTATCGTCTTCCAGATGGACAGGAGAGTTCTTTTGAAGAGCGAATGCTGCAGGGGGTtttcccagctcagctgcacCCTGTGGATATATATTAGGATATACTGCCAGATCATCACACTCAAGTAGGAGGTGGCAATTCTGCTAGCACCCACCACATCCAGGTGGATGAAGCGCAGAGATCCTTTGCTGTAGCTACGCAAAGCCTCGCAGGGTGGGATGGTGGAAGCGTTCTGCATCTGAATGCACAACTAAACATCCAGAACGCAGGAAGATGCCAGGCAATAGGTAGAAACAAGATCTGAGCTAAGCAGCTCTAAAGGGCAGAATCAAGTTGGACAGAAAAGCTCATGCGACTCTGAAGTTCATAACTTTACTGAGGtgttttttattcagtttctcATCCCAGTAAATTATGGTTTTCCTTCGAAAGGCAGCCCAGGTGATCATGCATGTGGCAGAGCCTGCATGTGACTGACACGCCTGCACCTGCCTAAAGGGGGCCAGTAATGCCTCTCTTAGGAGCTGGACCGGACATTGCCTGACAAAGCACGATGCCCAGCTCACACAAGGCGTAGCTGCCTTGTGGAAACATGTATTTCCTATTTAATCTCTTATTTAATCTCTACTCTTCTCACTTCAGCTTAGGATCAATGCCCAAAAATGCTGGCAGATCCACAGAGATAGCACAAGTtacctccttccctcctgttCTCCTTGGCTGTCTCACCTTCCTGGAGGTGACCTGTGCCATACGCTTGTTCTCATGTGAGACAAGGGAAACAACTGTGTTCTGCTGCGCCTGCAAGAGAGCAGAACGAACTACTTACAGCTGCGTGTTGGCAGGGCTTGTGGAGTCCAGCAcaggggctgcagaggtgcTATCACTATTGTCTTGATCCTGGGCCTGATTACTCATCTCCTGTGGATGTGGCTCATCTAAAGCTTGTTCCCCAGGCATCACTGGAGTCTTGGCCTGAGGAGCACAGAGGAAGATACATCTAAAATGGCAGCCCATCACCTGAATCCTTTATCTAGAAGCCAGCCTGCTGCGCATCCTTTTACTGCATCCATTACTCTCAACCGGGAGCTAGCTTGCTCTCTTATTGTGGAGGATGATGTTTGACCTTATTCAGACCTTCACTGTGCTGCCCAGCACTCCAGTAACAGCGGGGTCTGATCTTTTGGATGATAACCACCTCTGGCTAACACAAACACTGTGGAGCTGACTGGTGCCCAGTGTTGcatctgtctgcttttctgGGAAGAGTCATGGGATGTGAGAGGGCAATCAGGAGCTGAGGTCAGATTGCCTCAGGCTTGTTAAAGCTCAAGAAACAGATAACAGGATCCCCTAGAGTGCAACAAGGTTGTTTCCTCACAAACTCCCACATGAATATGAGAATAGACTCAGCCAGGAAGAATAGTGTTGCTGGTGCTGTAGTGATTTGCCAATAAAATGTTGAGAGTGACACGTGCAGGGAGAGAGGCTTTTTGGAGTCCAGAAGTGGGATTATGTGCAGGGGCACCTGAGAATCCTCAACAGATCTGAAGCACGGAGCAGACTCTTCAGGAAGAAAGCACACACTGTGCTGTGTTTGGCTTTGACCACTGCTAGGGAGTGCTGGGAATAACACCGTCATGGCTGAACAGGTGATGTGCGAGAACCCTGAAAGTTATTTCTGTCTCCAGTGTCTAAGTTTGCAAGGGAACAAATCTGAGTGTGGAAAAACGGCACTGTTCTTCCACTGCTATGTTACCTGTCCCAGCAACACCTTGCAGGCTGGTGAGAGCCCACAGCCCCCCTAGACACAGGACTGATGTAAACCCAGGCTAGACAGTGCCTGTTTCCAAGACATGACGGTCTCCAGGGGCAGATGGTTATTGCTATCACAGCCACGTGGGCCTGAAACCAGTCAAGCTGTGTGCTGCACAGCACAGCAATTAGAACAAGGCAAGTATTCCAGTCTTGCCTTAAACCTGAGAGCAGACTGCCAGCTCTCATGAGTCACCTTTACACTGCCAAGGAGCAATTCCTCCAACTCACATCTGAGGGTTTGATCTATAACAAGCTTCCTGTTCATAAAGATACATACCCATATATAAAAAACATCCTTCCCCTCATACATTTCTTTTGCATTCCCCTCCCTGATGTCTCCTCcgtgtccccatctccccactCGGAACCTGGGACTTCCACACCTCTTCTAGAGCTGATTTCCTTCACTGTCTCTCATCTCTCATCCAGGACCAGAGGCTCTCTTAGGACCACCTCTCCCCTACCTCTCTTCCTGGGAAGTGTTCTTTCTCATCTGCCAGGACATGTAGTTGACTTTTGTCTGCTCCTGAGACTGCTGTCCCTGTGGTCTTTTCCTGGCACCTCACATCTTCCCCATCATCCTGCTTCCCACAGTCACAATAATCCCACTGAGCCTGTGATGACTCTGTGCTGCTAATGCAGAGAGGTTCCATCATCTGGGTTACCTGCAACACAGAGATCTATTGCTTCAAATTGTGAaggcaaaaggaagaagaaataagcAGCACAGATgctatttttgctttcactCACGAACGCCTTTCCATTTTTAGGAATCCTTGCAAAATCTTCTGATGAAGCCCTGTGTTATTATTACAGTGTCAGTTCACTGACATCTCTGTGCTTTAGGGTGAGCTGTGTTTTGGCAAAGCAGCTGCCTGGTTGCGGTGCCAGCTTTAAATGGGAGGAAGGGCTAGGCTTGGGACAGGGAGCAACTGAACTCAGGGCATCTGCTCCTCCCCCAGACTGTTTCTGTGTGTAGGGATGGTGGAGGCCTTGAAAACCCTAAAGTTTTAGGAGGGCCTGAACTATGCCGCCCACTTTCCTGTCATCCAAACAGCCCTACCTCTGAGAAGAACTGGAGAAAATTCTCATCTTCACATggtttctctgccttttggtAGTCTTCACTATCATCGCCCCAGAGAGGCTCACTGAACTCCAGCTCACGGTCTGCCTCTTGGCTGCTCTCCTCTAGCTTCTCCATGGCCACCTCTTCAGTATTCCTCCAGCTCCCCATGTCCGGATCCAAGCTTGAATCCCAGCTGAGAAGCGACTGGAAGTCACTGTTCTTCTCTGACTCGCTGGGAGACTCCATCTCAGACTTCCACCACATCCAGGCATTGCCTGCCTGCAAAccaacagaaagagagagagagcagtTTCTTCGTACCCGGACCCAGAACTGCAAAGCCCAGCTCATTTCCTGACACAGTCAGAGAGCTGAAGCATGGGAAGGACTCCGTGAGGCGAGGAGCCTACACCTGAGCCCACACTTGACAGCACGTGGCAGGGCTGTAGCTCTGCAACACAAACTGTCATTTCAGAGCAACTGAAGTTCAGGTTTTCTGATGCTTTTGCTGTGCTGCCCAGGGGCTGGTGGGTTACCGTGCTTGGGGGATGCTGAGCTGGTTAGAAGCATGCGGCTTTGTCAGATACTAGACATTTAAGGTGCcaaaggcagccagcagcaagcTCAAAACCAAGTCATGCCGGGGCTCCTGAGCTGCTGACAGTTGTGAAAAACTGGTGACTCTGAGGACAACTCATTGAAATTCCCTTTTCTGCCCCGTGAGAACTTCTTATACTGGAAATAACTTACTACAAATACCACagaaactttgttttgaaagtgaCAGATGTGATTTAGCTGGATGGTGATACATTGTGTACCTCAGCCAGAAGAATTACAACCATGCACAGTCACACACTGACAGGGGACAGTTctacacatttcagaaaataaaagttctCTTGAGAAGGAAGAAACCATTCGTTTCATCTCTGTTCATTAGTCCATTCCTAAGTATCTTCTACTGCCTGAGTCCACTATGATTTCTCTAAGTCTGGGGAATTGCTTGCAGAGTCATAGGAACAACAGTAAACAGCTGTTAGAAAAATCTGTATCTTGCCACTGAACTCAGCTGCCTGGATGTTGTACCTATGGAGAATTCTATGCATTAATTAGCAGTGTCTTTAGAGTTTTCAGTTAATTATGTACAACCtaatttttccagaattttgAACAAGCACATTTCTCACTGACTTCCTTTTGTGTTCCCAGGACTGCTAGCACAGCTACAAATAAAACTTACGGTGCACACTAGGGAGAAATCAGGAATCCACTGCGTTTGGGATGAGAAActtgtttgcttattttacGAACTTAGAAGCAGAGCTAGGATCCGAAAGGCGGTCCTTCTGAAACCTCTTTCAAAGTTAACTTAAGCAGAAGCAGATAAAATTTGATGAGGTAAGAGATAACATTACCTGCTCTCAGCTTGCAGCTAAAGGAGTTGGGCAAACCGTGATTTCATCTGAAGAGTGCCTAAAGCGCTTTCTGcaccatcagcagagctggCCGCACATGTAGAACCAGCCACCGCAGCtcagctgaagaacagaaaagcctTAGCCTAGGGTAATCCAATCACTTGTGATCATCTTTCTGTACTCCAGTTGAGAGGAAGCCCAGGGAACTTGGGCATAAGCACCGATTAAAAAGATCTTCGGCCTTATGTTCAGTTTTACTACATCTTGGAAGACTCAGGACACCAGAGCGGAACAGTAGCATTAGTGCAAGACAAGCAGGATGAGTGAAACAATTACAGACTGCTTAGTTCCATACCAATTCTGTACAAAAAATAAGGGACAAAAAGATACAGACTTCAACTTTTAATTAAGAACTGCCTGACAGTTCTTAATTATGTTGGCTACATAAGTCACCAGCAACGAATCATTATTGAATTGGAAAGTTTTAGTTCACTTTGCAGAGATCAGACACTGCGCAACCCTCGCCGGTATGAGAAAAAGCTGTTAGAAATAAATAAGACAGCCTTTAGAAGGAACTTACatgtcaaaacaagaaaaatgataAAAGCCTGAACTCTAGTAAATGAAATGTAGAATCCACAAAAAagtaggcaaaaaaaaaaaagaagaaaaaactgagGAACAATTTGCTAAAGACATAAAAGCaagtaacaacaacaaacctCATCAAAAACATCAGAAGCAGAGAGCTGCCAGATGATCAGTGGGAATGACGCATGATCAGTGCCAAACGTCTCAGCAGAAAATAGGGCCAGTTGGAAAAACCAAATTAATCATCATTATCGGCAGTTGCCACAGAGGAGATCACATGAGACTTTCTCTTGGGATGGGTCTGAGAGActgtttctaattaaaatgtCAGTGGGGAGGTTTTAGAACAATTTGAAGGCTGGAGTAAACCTTAGAACCAGTTGGGATTCACTTGTGAGTCCTAAAGAAGCTTAAATATAACATGACCAAGCCTATGTGTGTAACCTGTCATTTAAACTAGCCacagcacaagaaaaacagaaagatgcAATTGTTATATGTCTGTAAAAGGGTGCATGTTGGGATAGACAGCACAGTAAGCCTGAGCTCTGCACTAGACAGATTAGaacaaaggaagaacagaattAGGAGTCAGATCATGAGATGATGAATTGGGAAAGAGGCCACGGGGCTCTGTACTATCTTAGATTTTTAAAGGTCTTAAACATCATTAAAGGCTATTAAAATGTCATGGGACAAGAGAAAAAGCTCTTTGAGGGAAAAATTCCTGGTTAAGAGAAGAAACCAAGAGTAGGAACAGCAGTGCCTTCCATACTGAAAGTGAGTTACTAGTGGGCATGATAAAGGTCCTCCCACGTGCTGCAACTTCAGCTGTTCAACACAGACAAAGACAGGGCAGAGGTATTACAGAggagacagagccagactcttctcagtggccAACAGCGAAAGGAGAGGAGGCAGTGACACCAAGCTGCACTGAAGGAAATTCAGACTCAATATAAGGTAGATGTTTACTCCATGGGGGTGGGTAAGCACTGAAACAACTTGTCCAGAGGGGGTTagggaatctccatccttggagattttcaaaacttgacTAGACAAGGCTCCGAGCTACCCGATCTACCTCTgaagctggccctgctttgagcagcaggCTGGACTAGATAAATgctcagaggtcccttccaacttaaatTATTCCATAAAATACCAGTAACCAAAAGAAACATGTAACTTTTTGTGCTATGAACTTACCCTGTAATCTCTGGAAACTGAGGCCATAAAAATTCAAATCAGAAATTTGCTGCCAATTTGAGTAGCAAAG from Pelecanus crispus isolate bPelCri1 chromosome 8, bPelCri1.pri, whole genome shotgun sequence encodes the following:
- the NHP2 gene encoding H/ACA ribonucleoprotein complex subunit 2, with amino-acid sequence MAREKQAEVEAEGTPERSYREQLDYLNPIAQPLASRKLTRKLYKCIRKAAKHKQIRRGVKEVQKFINKGEKGITVLAGDTQPIDVYCHIPIMCEDRSLPYAYVPSKSDLGAAAGSKRPTCVIMIKPHEEYQETYNECLEEVEALPLPL